The following are encoded together in the Culex pipiens pallens isolate TS chromosome 1, TS_CPP_V2, whole genome shotgun sequence genome:
- the LOC120413707 gene encoding mitochondrial ornithine transporter 1: MHGKGEGSGFKTGVIDLVAGSLGGIALVYVSQPMDTVKVKMQTFPHLYQNMIDCTTSTFKRDGFIRGLYAGTVPALIANVAENSVVFAAYGACQNLVATVSRKPSVSELTALDNATAGFLAAFFSSFTLCPTELIKCKLQALREVQQTNLAANEKVRHISPYQLTKQILRAEGIPGMFRGLTSTFAREMPGYFFFFGGYEATRELLAKPGQPKDEIGPLNTMVAGAVGGVALWTAIFPADVIKSRIQVQSLTHSMTRVGMDIFRKEGFLALYNGLQPTIVRTIPATAVLFVVYEYSKKLMTELFM; this comes from the exons ATGCACGGAAAGGGTGAAGGAAGTGGGTTCAAGACCGGTGTGATAGATCTGGTGGCGGGATCGCTGG GTGGCATCGCCCTGGTCTACGTCAGCCAACCGATGGACACGGTCAAAGTGAAGATGCAAACCTTCCCCCATCTGTACCAAAACATGATCGACTGCACAACGAGCACCTTCAAACGGGACGGCTTCATCCGCGGCCTGTACGCCGGAACCGTGCCCGCCCTGATCGCCAACGTGGCGGAAAACTCCGTAGTATTTGCGGCGTACGGCGCCTGCCAGAACCTGGTCGCGACCGTCAGCCGGAAGCCGTCGGTGTCGGAACTGACCGCGCTGGACAACGCCACGGCCGGCTTCCTGGCGGCCTTTTTCTCCTCCTTCACGCTCTGCCCCACCGAACTGATCAAGTGCAAACTCCAAGCGTTGCGCGAGGTTCAGCAAACCAACCTGGCGGCCAACGAAAAGGTCCGGCACATCTCCCCCTACCAACTGACGAAGCAGATTCTACGCGCCGAAGGCATCCCCGGCATGTTCCGCGGGCTGACGTCGACGTTCGCCCGCGAAATGCCCGgctacttcttcttcttcggcGGGTACGAAGCCACGCGGGAACTTCTGGCCAAGCCGGGCCAGCCGAAGGACGAAATCGGACCGCTGAACACGATGGTGGCCGGTGCCGTCGGCGGAGTCGCCCTCTGGACGGCGATCTTCCCCGCGGACGTGATCAAGAGTCGCATCCAGGTGCAGAGCCTCACCCACAGTATGACCCGGGTCGGGATGGACATCTTCCGGAAGGAGGGCTTCCTCGCGCTGTACAACGGGCTGCAGCCCACGATCGTGCGGACCATTCCGGCCACGGCGGTTCTTTTTGTCGTCTACGAGTATTCAAAAAAGCTCATGACCGAGCTGTTTATGTGa